The window CCCGTACGTTCATTTTCCTGTATTATGTTGTTTTTACATCAACTCGTTTATactgtaattaattattttgagttgaactcctttttaataattagatATTCTTATTCCTCTAAAAATTTGGTAGAATTGGGTTTCTTTTACTTGATGTCCAGCTTAGAATGAGATGAAGAAAGTTTTGGTGtaaaaggatttaaatttggaaaattgACCGTAAATTTGTCATGCTGTTTGGAAAATAGTGATTTAATGTTGTTTATTAGTATGTGAATTGGAATATTGGATTTCGCATTCTGAATCGGCTTTTCTCTACCATTGTTTACTTATGAATACAGTGTAGGGATTTTGGCTGATAGATTAGTGCTCAGATACTAAATGCTCCTTactcttttttctcattagatttttgtttggtttttcTTAAATGGAATTTTTGTAGGTACAAAACACAAATTTCTTATCATATTCAGTGGAATTGCTATCTGAGATCATATGAAATTAAGAAGTAATATCAATTGTAGGAGGCAAACTATGTTAATTAGCTCTAGTATCTTGTGGAGTATTATCCAAGATCTTTTTTCTAGAGAGATGTGATTTTTCATATGAACTCCCAAACAAACTGAACTGATTTTTGCTTAATTGTGGAACCTTGTGTGTGGTTACAATAAATGTCAGGACTTCAATTCACTATTTCAGACTATTTCAATATGATCAGCAGATTTTGTAGGATGTAGTTATCTTTCATTGGTTGTTGAAGGTTAGGGATCAGGACCAGAGTGACAAGTCTCATTGCAATTGCCAAATCCATTCTTTGTCCTCTTGTTCGCATCAATTTAAGTTAATCTGACTTAATAATCTGAGTGAAACTAGGTGATCAACAACACATAGGAACTCTTTATGCTGTTGTACTGGATTAGGATTCTTCCTATTAAACTATGCTACTGAGCTTATAATGAATTAGAAAATACTTTTCCATATCTCTGGGTAAAACTTGTTCATTTAAGCTGTTGTGAGTTGTCTATCAATCTGTAAGaatattatgttaatttttatttctgttttttatCACTGCTATGTAGATATTGTAGAAGGGCTAAAGGAGTCTTCAAGGAGCTGAAGCAGGAGCCGTATGTTGTGGAACTTGACGAGAGAGGTTTCTTGTTCACAAGCTTTCCATTTATCATTTGAAGAGATAATAACTATTAATAATGAGGCTCTAGCAAAGCATAATTTGTTATTCCATGCACTTTTTTCTCAAACTTGTTCCACTGCATGTtcctatctttttttttaactctatGCTCTAAAGAAATCGACAAAAACATATACAGATGCTAATGATCTGAAATTAGGACGTCAGCAACTATGAAGGGTCATTATGTGTTTCATTCTTACTCTGTAAATCTACTGATGTTTTGCAGATGACGGTGGAAAAATTCAAGATGCTTTGAGTAAGATTGTAGGGAGGCGAACTGTGCCGCAGGTTTTTATAAACGGGAAGCATCTTGGAGGCTCTGATGGTGAGCTGTTTCTCCTTCCTAATTCTATTTCTTCCTCATGAAGCTAGATTAGCTACTTATTTTGTAAGAATATGCGAATTTGCTGCAGATACAGTCGAAGCATACGAAAATGGAGAGCTTGCAAAACTTCTAGGCATTGATAGTATGGGGGAGGATGAACTTTGAGAAAGTACTCTATCCGTTTGTACTTTTGTCACCCTATATTGAAACATGAATTAGCAGGTAAACATTCAATTTGCAGCGAGTTTACTGCTACCTATCCTACTCTTTCCTGCTCTTTTGCTTATCCTGCAACTTGTGTAGGAAAATTTGGATGTTGTATTGGTTCCTTCCAAGTAGTGTGAACTAGGTGCTGATCTGATTGAACTACAAATTGCACAAGAAATGTTCACCCAAAAACTTCAAAATCCAATTGGAAATATTGTAGTTTCGCTTCTTCCTAGTTTAAGAATACTCTGTATTTTTTCTCTTAGTCTCTCAGTAACTCCACTCTCTCAGTgagataaaatatttgttaagaTCTACTAAGAATCTGGGTTCTCGAATATTGGTGATCCAAGCAACTAGGTCATATAGTCTTGGGAAGTTTTGATTGCAAGAATGAAGAGATTTGAATTAAAA is drawn from Salvia hispanica cultivar TCC Black 2014 chromosome 6, UniMelb_Shisp_WGS_1.0, whole genome shotgun sequence and contains these coding sequences:
- the LOC125192907 gene encoding glutaredoxin-C4 → MATPSATSGNVSLLQYVSVITLMLSILTASYCTSVEAKPKSSTAFVKKTISSHSVVIFSKSYCPYCRRAKGVFKELKQEPYVVELDERDDGGKIQDALSKIVGRRTVPQVFINGKHLGGSDDTVEAYENGELAKLLGIDSMGEDEL